A stretch of the Marinobacter sp. JH2 genome encodes the following:
- the ggt gene encoding gamma-glutamyltransferase, with amino-acid sequence MLLSVMSFSTLASNQAILEGERFHPTQGSLGMVATSHTLATDVALDVLKNGGNAVDAAVTAGFALAVTQPRSGNIGGGGFLLYSPGDGKAPEAIDYRETAPAAATEAMFQDSDGNVVKERSRFSHLAAGVPGTVAGLALALERHGSISLTEALAPAIRLAKDGFIVPHRFTIGLERATNRLKRWPATNATFYKEDGSAPQPGDLFKQPELAATLQRIADNGIEGFYEGETARLIVAEMQRNDGLITLDDLKNYQPAIRQPVHGTYRGYDIFSMSPPSSGGTHIVQILNILENYPIGDMGHNSAATLHHMAEAMKLAYADRAQYLGDTDFVEVPLSGLTSKEYATELRKNISSDKARPSSEIQHGKPASWESPETTHFSVVDRWGNAVSNTYTINFSYGSGITVEGAGFLLNNEMDDFSAKPGVPNAYGLIGGEANKVEPGKRMLSSMSPTIVRKGNKNHLVTGSPGGSRIITTTLQVLMNVIDHKMNIQTAVNAPRIHHQWLPDEIRIEQGISPDTISLLEAKGHTVTTNTAMGAIQSIMVGEDGTLYGGADARRSTSSAKGF; translated from the coding sequence ATGCTGCTAAGTGTGATGTCATTTTCTACGCTTGCCAGCAACCAAGCTATTCTGGAAGGCGAACGATTCCATCCTACTCAAGGCAGCCTAGGCATGGTTGCCACCAGCCACACACTCGCGACCGACGTGGCGCTGGATGTACTGAAGAATGGCGGCAATGCGGTGGATGCGGCGGTAACCGCAGGCTTCGCCCTTGCCGTCACCCAACCGAGATCCGGCAACATTGGCGGTGGCGGTTTCCTGCTGTACTCGCCAGGTGATGGCAAAGCGCCGGAAGCGATTGATTATCGTGAAACCGCCCCTGCCGCCGCAACCGAAGCCATGTTCCAAGACAGCGACGGCAACGTGGTGAAGGAACGCAGCCGGTTCAGCCATCTGGCGGCGGGCGTTCCGGGCACAGTCGCTGGATTGGCCCTCGCTCTGGAGCGCCACGGGTCAATCTCGTTGACCGAAGCTCTTGCCCCGGCTATCCGCTTGGCGAAAGACGGATTCATTGTCCCGCATCGATTTACGATCGGACTGGAGCGAGCCACCAACCGGCTAAAACGTTGGCCAGCCACCAACGCGACGTTCTACAAGGAGGACGGCTCCGCGCCTCAGCCCGGCGACCTATTCAAGCAACCCGAACTGGCGGCCACACTTCAGCGCATCGCCGATAACGGGATTGAAGGGTTTTACGAAGGGGAGACAGCACGTCTGATCGTTGCAGAGATGCAGCGCAACGACGGCCTGATCACTCTGGATGATCTGAAAAATTACCAGCCGGCCATTCGCCAACCCGTGCATGGCACTTACCGCGGCTACGATATTTTCTCTATGTCACCGCCCTCTTCCGGGGGCACCCACATCGTGCAGATTCTGAACATTCTAGAAAATTACCCAATCGGCGATATGGGCCACAATTCGGCCGCCACCCTTCATCACATGGCCGAAGCCATGAAACTGGCCTATGCAGACCGCGCCCAATACCTTGGCGACACAGACTTTGTTGAAGTTCCCCTTAGCGGACTGACCAGCAAGGAATACGCGACTGAGTTGAGAAAAAACATTTCATCAGACAAAGCCCGACCTTCCAGTGAAATCCAGCACGGCAAACCCGCTAGCTGGGAAAGTCCGGAAACCACTCACTTCTCGGTCGTAGATCGCTGGGGCAACGCGGTATCTAACACCTACACCATCAATTTCAGTTACGGCTCAGGCATTACGGTGGAAGGCGCAGGGTTCCTGCTGAATAACGAAATGGACGACTTCAGCGCCAAGCCCGGCGTGCCGAACGCCTACGGCCTGATCGGCGGCGAAGCCAATAAGGTGGAACCCGGAAAACGCATGCTCAGCTCCATGTCGCCCACCATTGTCCGCAAAGGCAACAAAAACCATCTGGTCACCGGAAGCCCGGGTGGCTCCCGCATCATTACCACAACCCTGCAAGTGCTGATGAACGTGATCGACCACAAGATGAACATCCAGACCGCCGTGAACGCACCACGCATTCATCACCAATGGCTCCCGGATGAAATCCGCATCGAGCAAGGCATCAGCCCCGACACCATTAGCCTACTTGAAGCCAAAGGCCACACGGTGACCACCAACACCGCTATGGGGGCGATTCAAAGCATTATGGTTGGTGAAGACGGCACGCTCTATGGTGGTGCCGATGCAAGGCGCAGCACGTCTTCAGCCAAAGGCTTTTAA
- a CDS encoding DUF3455 domain-containing protein: MKNQYFVRGLQVTAVSMLMAATSQSYAGDFSQSNLPTEVQVPAGNIVAMHTSAKGNITWECKAGEQNMKEARWAFAGPRAILSDKDGLHSVSYFGPPATWESLDGSSVTGTQLAVAPSSKGSIPMQLVKANASTRPGTLEGVTYIQRINLQGGAAPEAGCNVDKIGHKVVVNYSGDYLFWKAK, encoded by the coding sequence ATGAAAAATCAATATTTTGTAAGAGGTCTGCAAGTGACCGCGGTATCCATGTTGATGGCGGCAACGAGTCAATCGTACGCGGGTGATTTTTCACAAAGCAACCTGCCAACCGAAGTACAGGTTCCAGCGGGCAATATCGTAGCCATGCACACCTCGGCGAAAGGAAACATCACTTGGGAGTGCAAAGCTGGCGAGCAGAATATGAAAGAAGCCAGATGGGCCTTCGCAGGTCCACGCGCTATTTTGAGTGATAAAGACGGACTGCATTCTGTGTCTTATTTTGGGCCTCCTGCGACGTGGGAGTCATTAGACGGCTCTTCAGTCACCGGAACACAATTAGCAGTAGCACCTTCTTCAAAAGGCAGCATACCTATGCAGTTGGTGAAAGCTAATGCATCAACCCGGCCTGGAACTTTAGAAGGTGTAACCTATATACAGCGTATTAATTTACAAGGTGGTGCGGCCCCGGAAGCAGGCTGTAACGTCGATAAAATTGGCCACAAAGTTGTCGTGAACTATTCTGGCGACTATCTGTTCTGGAAAGCTAAATAA
- a CDS encoding sigma-70 family RNA polymerase sigma factor, translated as MLAVVMRILQNRPLAEDVVHDAFIKIWQSAHSYNASLGSARGWIYTLTRNLALNALKYSKRKVLAEPNFLLDLCDKKAIEAEHQPDHLSELAEDHLGQAALHKCLDRLEPERKLCVLHAYVDGYTQDEIANLLDKPLGTVKSWIKRSLNALKECLQ; from the coding sequence TTGCTCGCAGTTGTGATGCGAATTCTGCAAAACCGCCCTTTGGCGGAAGATGTGGTCCATGATGCCTTCATCAAAATCTGGCAAAGTGCTCATAGTTACAATGCCAGCCTTGGCTCGGCCCGTGGTTGGATTTATACGCTGACTCGAAACTTGGCGCTGAATGCACTGAAATACAGCAAGCGAAAAGTTCTTGCTGAACCCAACTTTTTACTCGACCTCTGCGACAAAAAAGCCATAGAGGCAGAGCATCAGCCTGATCATCTTTCCGAACTCGCTGAAGATCACCTCGGGCAGGCGGCCCTTCATAAATGCTTAGACCGGCTAGAGCCAGAGCGTAAGCTCTGTGTTTTACATGCTTATGTAGATGGTTATACACAAGACGAAATAGCCAACTTGCTTGATAAACCTCTTGGTACGGTAAAGTCTTGGATTAAGCGCAGCCTGAATGCCTTAAAGGAGTGTTTGCAATGA
- a CDS encoding anti-sigma factor, whose amino-acid sequence MNNHENKTPETDNSLAGQYVLGTLSADERAAFESRLAGSIELQKQVNQWQEHFLSITDQLEPVPAPQPLSARIERSLDAMDQSQRASAAPKTERSTSFWSNLSLWRGLSAACLLLAVVLGLQLQTLEPAAGGPDFIAVLVAPEDRTPSWVIQASHASQIQLVPLAAIDIPDGKALQFWTKAEGWEAPVSLGLVRKGEPLKVAIDQLPPLIEDQLFEFTVEQASGSPTGKPTGPIQSIGRTVIML is encoded by the coding sequence ATGAATAATCATGAAAACAAGACTCCTGAAACGGATAACTCTTTGGCCGGGCAATATGTGCTTGGAACGTTAAGTGCGGATGAGCGTGCTGCTTTTGAAAGCCGATTGGCCGGAAGCATAGAACTACAAAAGCAGGTGAATCAGTGGCAAGAACATTTTTTATCGATTACGGATCAATTAGAACCTGTTCCCGCCCCTCAGCCGCTGTCTGCTCGTATTGAGCGAAGTCTTGACGCAATGGATCAGAGTCAGAGAGCAAGCGCGGCCCCTAAGACGGAGCGAAGCACTTCATTCTGGAGCAACCTGTCTTTGTGGCGAGGGCTGTCTGCAGCTTGCCTATTACTGGCTGTCGTTCTCGGGCTTCAACTGCAAACCTTGGAACCAGCCGCGGGCGGACCAGACTTTATCGCAGTCTTGGTCGCGCCTGAAGACAGAACGCCTAGCTGGGTGATTCAAGCAAGTCATGCCAGCCAGATTCAGCTCGTACCTCTGGCTGCGATAGACATTCCAGACGGCAAAGCGCTTCAGTTCTGGACCAAAGCAGAAGGTTGGGAGGCGCCAGTCTCTTTAGGATTGGTCAGGAAAGGTGAACCGTTAAAAGTTGCTATCGATCAATTGCCTCCGCTCATCGAAGACCAGCTGTTTGAATTTACGGTGGAGCAAGCGTCAGGCTCTCCTACCGGAAAGCCAACCGGGCCGATTCAATCAATCGGGCGCACTGTGATAATGCTATGA
- the purU gene encoding formyltetrahydrofolate deformylase: MEHTYRLVISCPDRTGIVAKVSNFLSTYNGWITEASHHSDTQSGWFFMRHQIKAESIPFGLDQFRAAFEPIAREFNMRWHIADSARPKRVVLMCSKESHCLADLLHRWHSKELNAEMAAVISNHDDLRRMVEWHDIPYHHVPVSKENKAEAFGQIEELLDKYEADVIVLARYMQILPADLCEKYAGKVINIHHSFLPSFAGARPYHQAYSRGVKLIGATCHYVTQDLDEGPIIEQDVIRISHRDSIEDMVRLGKDVEKNVLARGLRSHVEDRVITYENKTVVFD, from the coding sequence ATGGAGCATACCTATCGTCTTGTTATTTCTTGTCCGGACAGGACGGGAATAGTTGCCAAGGTGAGTAATTTTCTGTCCACCTATAACGGCTGGATTACCGAGGCGAGTCACCATTCAGATACCCAGTCTGGTTGGTTCTTTATGCGGCACCAGATCAAAGCTGAATCAATTCCCTTCGGATTGGACCAGTTCCGCGCCGCATTTGAGCCGATTGCTCGTGAGTTTAATATGCGCTGGCATATTGCCGATTCGGCGCGCCCGAAGCGTGTGGTGCTGATGTGCAGCAAGGAATCCCATTGCTTGGCAGATCTCCTTCATCGCTGGCACAGCAAAGAGTTGAATGCCGAAATGGCGGCCGTGATTTCCAATCATGATGATTTACGTCGCATGGTGGAATGGCATGACATTCCGTATCACCACGTTCCAGTGAGCAAGGAAAATAAAGCTGAAGCCTTTGGCCAGATTGAAGAGCTGCTCGATAAGTACGAAGCTGATGTCATTGTTTTGGCTCGCTATATGCAGATACTGCCAGCGGACTTATGTGAGAAGTACGCGGGTAAGGTGATTAACATTCACCACAGTTTCCTGCCCTCGTTCGCCGGAGCTCGGCCATACCACCAGGCATACAGTCGCGGTGTGAAACTGATCGGCGCAACCTGTCATTATGTGACTCAGGATCTGGACGAAGGTCCGATCATTGAGCAGGACGTGATTCGTATCAGTCACCGGGATTCGATTGAGGACATGGTCCGTCTGGGTAAAGACGTCGAAAAGAACGTTTTGGCTCGAGGTCTTCGTTCGCACGTTGAAGATCGCGTGATTACCTACGAAAACAAGACGGTAGTGTTTGATTAA
- the gyrA gene encoding DNA gyrase subunit A has protein sequence MGELAKEILPVNIEDELKQSYLDYAMSVIVGRALPDVRDGLKPVHRRVLFAMSELGNDWNKAYKKSARVVGDVIGKYHPHGDSAVYDTIVRMAQPFSLRYPLVDGQGNFGSIDGDNAAAMRYTEIRMEKVAHSLLADLEKETVDFVDNYDGSERIPEVMPTRVPNLLVNGSSGIAVGMATNIPPHNLTEVVNGCLALIENPDLTIDELMEHIPGPDFPTQGIINGRAGIVEAYRTGRGRIYIRARHEVEHDAKTKRDAIIITELPYQLNKSRLIEKIAELVKEKRLEGITELRDESNKEGIRVVIELRRGENPEVVVNNLFAQTQLQTVFGINMVALINGEPKTLNLKEMLDAFVRHRREVVTRRTIFELRKARERGHILEGLTVALANIDEMIELIKASPTSVEAKEKLMSRGWAPGDVLAMLERAGEDACRPDDLPEIYGLRDGLYYMSPEQTQAILDMRLHRLTGLETEKLQNEYKDILEKIADLLDILGDPDRLMSVIREELEAVVSEFGDERRTEITSSQRDLTIADLIDEEDLVVTISHTGYAKTQAVEDYQAQRRGGRGKAATAMKDEDFIEKLLVANSHDTILCFSDRGKVYWLRVFEIPRGSRGSRGRPMVNILPLDEGERITTFLPVRDYPEDQFVLMATSAGVVKKTPLPNFSRPRSSGLIALNLDEGDTLIGAAITNGDAEVMLFSTAGKAVRFNEEQVRPMSRTARGVRGIKMPEGHHVVSLIIPQEGGVLLTASEHGYGKRTAIDEFPAYSRGSQGVIAMQCSERNGNLVTALQLFDGDEMMLISDKGTLVRTKTDEVSVLSRNTQGVRLIRLAQEDERLVGVERIAESDDEDEDGASVEGNTESGADDGAAGEETEE, from the coding sequence ATGGGTGAATTAGCCAAAGAGATCCTGCCGGTCAATATTGAAGACGAGTTGAAACAGTCCTACCTCGATTACGCCATGAGCGTAATTGTAGGTCGAGCATTGCCGGATGTAAGGGATGGCCTCAAGCCAGTGCATCGTAGGGTGCTGTTCGCCATGTCCGAGCTGGGCAATGACTGGAACAAGGCGTACAAGAAATCTGCCCGTGTGGTAGGTGATGTTATCGGTAAGTATCACCCTCACGGTGATTCTGCTGTATACGACACCATCGTTCGTATGGCTCAGCCGTTCTCTCTGCGGTACCCGCTGGTTGATGGTCAGGGCAACTTCGGTTCCATCGACGGTGATAACGCGGCGGCTATGCGTTACACCGAAATCCGCATGGAAAAGGTGGCGCATTCGCTACTGGCGGATCTCGAGAAAGAAACGGTTGATTTCGTCGACAACTACGACGGTTCCGAGCGTATCCCGGAAGTGATGCCAACCCGAGTGCCGAACCTGTTGGTGAACGGTTCCTCAGGTATTGCTGTGGGTATGGCAACCAACATTCCACCGCACAACCTGACCGAAGTGGTTAACGGTTGTCTGGCCTTGATTGAGAACCCGGATTTGACCATCGATGAGTTGATGGAGCACATCCCGGGTCCGGATTTCCCGACCCAAGGCATTATCAATGGCCGTGCGGGTATTGTTGAGGCCTACCGCACTGGTCGTGGCCGGATTTACATTCGTGCCCGACACGAGGTCGAGCATGATGCCAAGACCAAGCGCGATGCCATTATCATTACCGAGCTGCCGTATCAGCTGAATAAATCTCGTCTCATCGAGAAGATCGCAGAGCTTGTCAAAGAGAAGCGCCTTGAGGGCATCACCGAATTGCGTGATGAATCCAACAAGGAAGGTATCCGTGTTGTTATCGAACTGCGTCGGGGTGAAAATCCGGAGGTGGTGGTCAACAACCTGTTTGCCCAGACCCAGCTCCAAACCGTGTTCGGTATTAACATGGTTGCGCTGATCAATGGCGAGCCAAAGACACTGAATCTAAAAGAAATGCTGGATGCGTTTGTGCGCCACCGCCGTGAAGTGGTGACCCGCCGGACCATTTTTGAACTGCGTAAAGCTCGTGAACGTGGCCATATTCTGGAAGGTTTGACGGTTGCTCTGGCCAACATCGACGAGATGATCGAGTTGATCAAAGCCTCTCCGACCTCGGTCGAGGCGAAAGAGAAGTTGATGAGCCGCGGCTGGGCTCCTGGTGATGTGCTGGCCATGCTGGAGCGCGCCGGCGAAGACGCTTGCCGCCCGGACGATCTGCCAGAAATCTACGGTCTGCGTGATGGCCTGTATTATATGTCTCCTGAGCAGACTCAGGCGATTCTGGACATGCGACTGCATCGTTTGACCGGACTGGAAACTGAAAAGCTCCAGAATGAGTACAAAGATATTCTGGAAAAGATCGCGGACCTGTTGGACATTCTTGGCGATCCGGATCGTTTGATGTCGGTTATCCGCGAAGAGTTGGAAGCGGTTGTTTCCGAATTTGGTGACGAGCGCCGCACTGAAATTACCAGTTCCCAGCGCGACCTGACCATTGCCGACCTGATTGACGAAGAAGATCTGGTCGTTACCATTTCGCATACCGGTTACGCCAAAACACAGGCGGTTGAAGACTACCAGGCCCAGCGTCGCGGTGGTCGCGGTAAAGCGGCAACGGCGATGAAAGATGAAGACTTTATCGAGAAACTGCTGGTAGCGAACTCTCACGACACTATTTTGTGCTTCTCAGATCGTGGCAAGGTTTACTGGCTGCGCGTCTTTGAAATTCCTCGTGGCAGCCGAGGCTCCCGTGGACGTCCGATGGTCAACATTTTGCCCTTGGATGAAGGTGAACGTATCACTACCTTCCTGCCGGTTCGTGATTACCCGGAAGACCAGTTTGTGCTCATGGCGACTTCCGCCGGTGTCGTTAAAAAGACGCCTCTGCCGAACTTCTCTCGCCCACGCAGCAGCGGTTTGATTGCGTTGAATCTGGACGAAGGTGACACTTTGATTGGCGCCGCTATTACTAATGGTGATGCCGAAGTCATGCTGTTCTCGACAGCAGGTAAGGCTGTTCGTTTCAACGAAGAGCAGGTTCGTCCGATGAGCCGGACTGCCCGTGGTGTTCGCGGTATCAAAATGCCGGAAGGTCATCACGTGGTGTCATTGATTATTCCGCAGGAAGGTGGCGTGCTGTTGACGGCCAGTGAGCACGGTTACGGTAAGCGTACTGCGATTGACGAGTTCCCGGCATACAGCCGTGGCAGTCAGGGCGTTATCGCCATGCAGTGTTCTGAACGGAACGGCAACCTGGTGACAGCGCTTCAGTTGTTCGACGGTGACGAGATGATGCTGATCTCTGACAAGGGCACGCTTGTGCGCACTAAAACCGATGAAGTCTCTGTCCTTAGCCGTAACACCCAAGGCGTGCGCCTGATTCGCTTGGCGCAGGAAGACGAGCGCCTGGTTGGTGTTGAGCGTATCGCGGAATCCGATGATGAGGATGAAGACGGCGCCAGCGTAGAAGGCAATACAGAGTCAGGTGCCGATGACGGTGCCGCAGGCGAGGAAACTGAAGAATGA
- the serC gene encoding 3-phosphoserine/phosphohydroxythreonine transaminase, which translates to MSRAFNFCAGPATLPEAVLKQAGSELLDWRGTGMSVMEMSHRSDEFVTIAETAEQDLRELAGISNDYAVMFMQGGASSQFATIPLNLLGENATADYINTGIWSKKAIAEAKRFGNVNVAASSEDSGFTTIPDPSSWVTNPDAAYLHYTPNETIGGLEYDFVPESGGVPLVADMSSNILSRPVDVSKFGLIYAGAQKNIGPSGLVVVIVRKDLLGKARKETPTMMNYQVIADNGSMYNTPATYSWYLAGLVFKWLKEQGGVKAMGEINARKASKLYGFIDDSDFYANPIDPRFRSWMNIPFTLGDDALNGEFLTGANARGLLNLAGHRSVGGMRASLYNAMPEAGVDALIEYMAEFAKERG; encoded by the coding sequence ATGAGTAGGGCGTTTAACTTCTGTGCCGGCCCGGCTACATTGCCGGAAGCTGTGCTGAAGCAGGCAGGCAGTGAACTGTTGGATTGGCGCGGCACAGGTATGTCGGTGATGGAGATGAGTCACCGCAGTGACGAGTTTGTAACCATCGCTGAGACTGCTGAGCAAGATCTGCGGGAACTGGCGGGTATTTCTAATGATTACGCAGTCATGTTCATGCAAGGTGGTGCATCCAGTCAGTTTGCTACCATCCCGCTGAACCTGTTGGGTGAGAATGCCACGGCAGACTACATCAACACCGGTATCTGGTCCAAGAAAGCCATTGCGGAAGCCAAGCGCTTCGGCAATGTGAATGTGGCGGCCAGTTCCGAAGATAGTGGTTTTACCACCATTCCGGACCCCTCCAGCTGGGTAACCAATCCTGATGCGGCCTACTTGCATTACACGCCGAATGAGACCATCGGGGGCTTGGAATATGACTTCGTGCCGGAGAGTGGAGGGGTTCCTTTGGTGGCGGATATGTCATCGAACATATTGTCTCGTCCGGTCGATGTGTCGAAGTTTGGCCTGATTTACGCCGGGGCTCAGAAGAACATCGGACCATCGGGTCTCGTGGTTGTTATCGTTCGTAAAGATTTGCTGGGCAAAGCCCGAAAAGAGACGCCGACGATGATGAACTATCAGGTCATTGCGGATAACGGCTCTATGTATAACACGCCCGCTACATACTCTTGGTATTTGGCTGGTTTGGTATTCAAGTGGCTGAAAGAGCAGGGTGGTGTAAAGGCAATGGGTGAGATCAATGCCCGTAAAGCCAGCAAACTGTACGGCTTTATTGATGACAGCGACTTTTACGCCAACCCTATTGATCCGCGTTTCCGCTCCTGGATGAACATCCCATTCACCTTGGGCGATGACGCCTTGAATGGTGAGTTCTTGACGGGTGCAAATGCTCGCGGGTTGCTCAATCTGGCTGGTCACCGCTCTGTAGGTGGTATGCGTGCCAGTTTGTACAATGCGATGCCTGAAGCGGGTGTGGACGCTTTGATTGAGTACATGGCGGAATTCGCGAAGGAGCGGGGCTAA
- the pheA gene encoding prephenate dehydratase, whose amino-acid sequence MTDEKVRLSELRDEIDSLDQQIMKLVSARAACAQEVAHVKMAANPGQDVFFYRPEREAQVLRRIKEANPGPLPAEEMARLFREIMSACLALEKPMHIAFLGPLGTFTQAAALKHFGHSVISVPMPAIDEVFREVESGSAHYGVVPVENSTEGMVNHTLDMFMSSPLKICGEVQLRIHHHLMVSPQFKDQEITRIYSHQQSFAQCRQWLDSHRAGIERITVSSNAEAARRASDEPGSAAIAGDMAAELYGLDVLASSIEDRPDNTTRFLIIGREEVEASGQDKSSILVSMRNKPGALYQLLEPFHREGISLTRIETRPSPSGTWAYVFYIDFEGHMEDELARKVLTEIDDEAVELKRLGSYPIGVL is encoded by the coding sequence ATGACCGACGAGAAGGTCCGCCTGAGCGAACTTCGGGACGAAATCGACAGCCTTGATCAGCAGATCATGAAGCTGGTCAGCGCCAGAGCCGCCTGCGCTCAGGAAGTGGCCCATGTAAAAATGGCTGCGAACCCCGGGCAAGATGTATTTTTCTACCGTCCCGAGCGCGAAGCCCAGGTGCTTCGTCGGATTAAAGAAGCGAATCCGGGGCCTTTGCCAGCGGAAGAAATGGCACGTTTGTTTCGGGAAATCATGTCGGCCTGTTTGGCGCTTGAGAAACCGATGCATATTGCGTTTCTGGGGCCATTGGGCACCTTTACTCAAGCTGCTGCGCTCAAGCATTTTGGCCATTCTGTCATCAGTGTGCCCATGCCGGCGATTGATGAGGTGTTCCGTGAGGTTGAATCTGGCTCTGCTCACTACGGCGTAGTACCGGTCGAGAATTCAACGGAAGGAATGGTTAACCATACCCTCGATATGTTCATGTCGTCACCGTTGAAAATTTGCGGTGAGGTCCAGCTTCGTATTCACCATCATTTGATGGTGTCTCCTCAGTTTAAAGATCAAGAAATCACTCGAATCTACTCTCATCAACAGTCCTTTGCGCAATGCCGGCAGTGGCTGGATTCGCACCGCGCCGGAATCGAGCGGATCACCGTGTCGAGCAACGCAGAGGCGGCCCGTCGTGCTTCTGATGAGCCGGGATCTGCGGCAATAGCCGGAGATATGGCGGCCGAACTTTACGGTTTGGATGTGTTGGCGAGTAGCATTGAAGACCGCCCTGACAATACCACTCGGTTCCTGATTATCGGACGGGAAGAGGTAGAGGCCAGCGGCCAGGATAAATCGTCCATTTTGGTATCTATGCGTAATAAACCGGGTGCGTTGTATCAATTGTTGGAGCCCTTCCATCGTGAAGGTATCAGCTTGACGCGGATTGAAACTCGTCCATCTCCCAGTGGTACCTGGGCCTACGTGTTCTACATCGACTTTGAAGGGCATATGGAAGACGAGCTGGCTCGCAAAGTGTTGACCGAAATCGACGATGAAGCCGTGGAGTTGAAGCGTTTGGGTTCCTACCCGATCGGCGTGCTTTAA